Part of the Nitrospinota bacterium genome, TTCTTAACGGTATTTTTCTGCACGGTTATGTCCTTTTCTTGCTCGTCCAAGAAAAGGACGAAAAGAAGGACGCCCCGCCTGCTTTTCTTAACGGGGTTTTGTCTTTGTTCACTCGGCGAGGCAAAAAACTTGGCTTCGCCTTCAGACACTTTGCCTCTTTTTTCCTCGTTCAATTGAAAAACCCCTAAAAAGCAAAATGGGAGGGTAGATTACAAAAGAGTTATTAGTTAAAAACCTTTAATACTTACTTCAAAAATAATAAAATTGTTGTTCCAGCTGTAACGAGAAGAAAACCTATAAACGGCAAGATAATATGAATTTTTTTGCGACTGGGAAAGTAATTAGAAGTTGGCAGATCTTCGCTTCGCCATATATCCATACTCTCAAAACGGTGTTTATAACCAAATATTATTATAATACATTTTATATACCATGGTAATTGTTGGAATTCAGAATGAAAATTTAATAGTTTCTGTATTGAAATTTCGAATAAATTTCTACTTAATATATATGTACCTGCAATAATAAAGAATCCACCTAAAATTTCCATAAATCATTCCTTCTATTTATATTTATTTTTTGAATAGTTAATTGTTTAAGTGATTATGAGGGTTAAGCTTTATTCATTGAGAATTTCTGAGAAATATCTTTCAATCTCTCCTTTCAAAATTTCTTCTTCTTCAATTCTGTTTATTTTGGCTCTGAATTTTGAAGCATGAGGGAGGCCTTTTGTATACCAGAAGATATGTTTTCTCATCTCCTTTATCGCCCTTTTTTCACCTTTGGATTTGATGAGTCTTAAGAGATGTTTCAGAATGATTTCACACCTCTCTTTTCCTGATGGGGGAAGAGGAATTTTGCCTGTTTCTCTATAATAGAGAATATCGGAGAATATCCATGGATTTCCTAGGGCTTCTCTTCCAATCATGATCCCATCGCACCTTGTTTCTTCAACCATTTTATCAGCGTCCATAGGGCTCTTCACATCCCCGTTTCCTATTACAGGAATATGGAGATGTTCTTTAACATCTTTAATGATTTTCCAGTCTGATTTTTCCTCAAAACCCTGATTTGCTGTTCGCCCATGAATGGTTACCGCTGAGATTCCGGAATCTTCAGCCATTTTTGCAATTTCTATCGCATTAATAGAGATTTTATCCCATCCCGCTCTTATCTTTATCGTGACCGGGATGCTAACAGAATCCACCACCTTTTGAAAAATCGTTTTTGCCTTATTTAGATTTTTTAAAAGAAAAGAACCAGAATGGGTCTTCAAAACCTTCTTTATAGAACAACCCATATTAATATCTACAATATCAGCCCCTTTAAATTCAATAATCTTTGCTGCCTCAGCCAGAACCGATGGGTTTGAACCGAATATCTGGATTGCCAAGGGATGCTCACTCTCTTCATATTTTAATAATTCGAATGTTTTCGGATGGTTTCTTATCAGGGCTTCACTACTTATTAGTCCTGAACAAACAAGGCTGCATCCAAATTCTTTTACAAGGGATCTAAAAGTCGTATCGGTCATTCCAGAAATAGGGGCTAAAACGAGGTTGTTTTTGAGTTTAATATTCCCGATTTGAAGTGTTTTCATACTAATCTTAGATTTGCAACAGCATCTAAATCTAAAAAGTCAAAGAAGGAATCTTTATCAAAATCTTTGTCTTTAAAACGATAGTATCCTGCACAGGCGACCATTGCAGCATTGTCTGTACATAAAAGAGGTTTCGGGATATGAATTCTTAGTTCTTTTTCCATTGCTTTTTTTAGCATCTCTTTTCTCAAGAGATTGTTAGAAGCAACTCCTCCTGCAAGGATAATATCTTTTATCCCTTCTTTTATAGATGCCTTTATTGTTTTGGTTACGAGGACATCAATAAGTGCTTCTTGAAAGCTGGCAGCAACATCTTCAAGAACAAAATTCTTATTTTTTTTAATATAGTACGATACAGCTGTCTTGAGGCCGCTAAAACTAAAATCAAAGGAGTCTTTTGACATCAGGGCCCTTGGAAATTCAATATGGTTGGGATTTCCTTTTCTTGCCAAATTTTCAATAATAGGACCACCCGGAAATCCCAATTTCAACATCTTGGCTACCTTATCAAAGGCTTCTCCAGCGGCATCATCCCTTGTCCTTCCTATTAATTTATATTCACAGTGTTTCTTAATAACATAGAGTTCTGTATGACCGCCTGAAACTACCAGAGCAATAGAGGGAAGAGGTGTTTTTGGTTCTTCTAAAAAATTAGCATAGATGTGGCCCTCTATATGGTTTATTCCAACCAAAGGTTTGTTAAGGGCATAGGCCATACCCTTTGCTGTAGATAGGCCAACCAGTAATGAACCAATCAATCCAGGACCATGAGTAACAGCGATAAGATCAATATCTTTTAAAGAGACTTGAGATTCATTGAGAGCAGCAGATATGACGATATCTATATTCTCGATATGCTTCCTGCAAGCCAGTTCAGGAACAATACCTCCATATTTTTCATGAACATCAAACTGAGAGGATATAATATTTGACTTGATCTTATAGCCGTCTTCAATCACAGAAGCGGCTGTCTCATCACATGATGTTTCTATTCCAAGGATTAACATGTCTTCACCTAACCAGATGTGATATGGGTACAATCATGATCCCGTCTTCACTTAACCTTGGGAGCATATCTTTTATTACTGATAGAGTATTTTTATCACAGTGAGCTATTCCAATGGCTTCTCCATTCTTCTTTGATATAGA contains:
- the dusB gene encoding tRNA dihydrouridine synthase DusB is translated as MKTLQIGNIKLKNNLVLAPISGMTDTTFRSLVKEFGCSLVCSGLISSEALIRNHPKTFELLKYEESEHPLAIQIFGSNPSVLAEAAKIIEFKGADIVDINMGCSIKKVLKTHSGSFLLKNLNKAKTIFQKVVDSVSIPVTIKIRAGWDKISINAIEIAKMAEDSGISAVTIHGRTANQGFEEKSDWKIIKDVKEHLHIPVIGNGDVKSPMDADKMVEETRCDGIMIGREALGNPWIFSDILYYRETGKIPLPPSGKERCEIILKHLLRLIKSKGEKRAIKEMRKHIFWYTKGLPHASKFRAKINRIEEEEILKGEIERYFSEILNE
- the tsaD gene encoding tRNA (adenosine(37)-N6)-threonylcarbamoyltransferase complex transferase subunit TsaD; the encoded protein is MYPYHIWLGEDMLILGIETSCDETAASVIEDGYKIKSNIISSQFDVHEKYGGIVPELACRKHIENIDIVISAALNESQVSLKDIDLIAVTHGPGLIGSLLVGLSTAKGMAYALNKPLVGINHIEGHIYANFLEEPKTPLPSIALVVSGGHTELYVIKKHCEYKLIGRTRDDAAGEAFDKVAKMLKLGFPGGPIIENLARKGNPNHIEFPRALMSKDSFDFSFSGLKTAVSYYIKKNKNFVLEDVAASFQEALIDVLVTKTIKASIKEGIKDIILAGGVASNNLLRKEMLKKAMEKELRIHIPKPLLCTDNAAMVACAGYYRFKDKDFDKDSFFDFLDLDAVANLRLV